One stretch of Xanthomonas sp. DAR 35659 DNA includes these proteins:
- a CDS encoding 1,4-alpha-glucan branching enzyme, which yields MSERERSPDATRVWEAPLDAADDAQERLALQALARGEAVDAFAWLGPHATADGTIRVRALVPGAEALGLLDGTGKLVARMRAHAQAEGLFEGELKAALPYRLRIVWPDAVQECDDPYAFGPLLDPAWLHGMAAGDGAALRAALGAHHSRVGAVDGVRFAVWAPRARRVALVGDFNGWDARRHPMRLHREAGVWELFVPGLRGGEQYQYEILAADGTLLPRKADPVARHSTRAPGTASVVPSAAAFAWHDADWLAQRQAQAGAARPMSIYELHAGSWRHDAQGQPLHWDALAEQLIPYVQELGFTHLELLPIAEYPFGGSWGYQPLGLYAPTARHGDAAGFARFVDACHQAGIGVILDWVGAHFPDDAHGLQRFDGAALYEHADPREGVHREWNTLVYDYGRPEVVAYLIGSALEWIERFHVDGLRVDAVASMLYRDYGRNEGEWVPNAQGGRENLEAIAFLRRLNAEIAQRFPGVRVMAEESTAWPGVTAPPERGGLGFSHKWNMGWMHDTLSYMRRDPIHRQHHHSEMTFGAMYAFSEHFVLPLSHDEVAPGKGSLLAKMPGDAWQRFANLRAYLAFMWAHPGRKLLFMGGEFGQWQEWDHDRALDWAQAQRPEHRGVARLVGDLNRHLRALPALYRSDRTADGFEWSVADDHRNSVFAFVRHDRDGAAPPLLAVSNFTPTVHHGYRLGVPRGGLWRELLNTDSGYYGGSNQGNGGLLRTLAEPMHGHAQSLALTLPPLSTLWLQAEY from the coding sequence ATGAGCGAACGGGAGCGGTCGCCGGACGCGACGCGGGTGTGGGAGGCGCCGCTGGACGCGGCCGACGATGCGCAGGAACGGCTGGCGCTGCAGGCACTGGCCCGGGGCGAGGCGGTGGACGCGTTCGCCTGGCTGGGCCCGCATGCGACCGCCGACGGCACTATTCGAGTGCGCGCGCTGGTGCCCGGCGCCGAGGCGCTGGGCCTGCTCGACGGCACCGGCAAGCTGGTCGCGCGGATGCGCGCGCATGCGCAGGCCGAGGGCCTGTTCGAGGGCGAACTGAAGGCGGCACTGCCGTATCGGCTGCGTATCGTGTGGCCGGACGCGGTACAGGAATGCGACGACCCGTATGCGTTCGGCCCGCTGCTGGACCCGGCCTGGCTGCACGGCATGGCCGCCGGCGACGGCGCCGCGTTGCGCGCGGCGCTGGGCGCGCACCACAGCCGCGTCGGCGCGGTCGACGGGGTGCGCTTCGCGGTGTGGGCGCCGCGGGCGCGCCGGGTGGCGCTGGTCGGCGACTTCAACGGCTGGGACGCGCGCCGCCATCCGATGCGCCTGCACCGCGAGGCCGGCGTATGGGAACTGTTCGTGCCGGGGCTGCGCGGCGGCGAGCAATACCAATACGAGATCCTCGCCGCCGACGGCACCCTCCTGCCGCGCAAGGCCGACCCGGTCGCGCGGCACAGCACGCGCGCGCCCGGCACCGCCTCGGTGGTGCCGAGCGCGGCCGCCTTCGCCTGGCACGACGCGGACTGGTTGGCGCAACGCCAGGCGCAGGCCGGCGCCGCGCGGCCGATGAGCATCTACGAACTGCATGCCGGTTCCTGGCGCCACGATGCGCAGGGCCAGCCGCTGCACTGGGACGCGCTGGCAGAGCAGCTGATCCCCTACGTGCAGGAGCTGGGCTTCACCCATCTCGAACTGTTGCCGATCGCCGAGTATCCGTTCGGCGGTTCCTGGGGTTACCAGCCGCTGGGCCTGTACGCGCCGACCGCGCGCCACGGCGACGCCGCCGGCTTCGCGCGCTTCGTCGATGCCTGCCACCAGGCCGGGATCGGGGTGATCCTGGACTGGGTCGGCGCGCACTTCCCCGACGACGCGCACGGCCTGCAGCGTTTCGACGGCGCCGCCCTGTACGAGCACGCCGACCCGCGCGAAGGCGTGCACCGCGAGTGGAACACCCTGGTCTACGACTACGGCCGCCCTGAAGTGGTCGCCTACCTGATCGGCAGCGCGCTGGAATGGATCGAGCGCTTCCACGTGGACGGCCTGCGCGTGGATGCGGTGGCGTCGATGCTGTACCGCGACTACGGCCGCAACGAGGGCGAGTGGGTGCCCAACGCGCAGGGCGGGCGCGAGAACCTGGAGGCGATCGCGTTCCTGCGCCGGCTCAACGCCGAGATCGCGCAGCGCTTTCCCGGGGTGCGGGTGATGGCCGAGGAGTCCACCGCCTGGCCGGGCGTGACCGCGCCGCCGGAACGGGGCGGACTGGGGTTCAGCCACAAATGGAACATGGGCTGGATGCACGACACGCTCAGCTACATGCGGCGCGATCCGATCCACCGCCAGCACCACCACAGCGAGATGACCTTCGGCGCGATGTACGCGTTCTCCGAGCATTTCGTGCTGCCGCTCTCGCACGACGAGGTGGCGCCGGGCAAGGGTTCGCTGCTGGCGAAGATGCCCGGCGACGCCTGGCAGCGCTTCGCCAACCTGCGCGCCTATCTGGCCTTCATGTGGGCGCACCCGGGACGCAAGCTGCTGTTCATGGGCGGCGAGTTCGGGCAGTGGCAGGAATGGGACCACGACCGCGCGCTGGACTGGGCGCAGGCGCAGCGCCCGGAGCATCGCGGCGTGGCGCGGCTGGTGGGCGACCTCAACCGCCACCTGCGCGCGCTGCCGGCGCTGTACCGCAGCGATCGCACGGCCGACGGCTTCGAATGGAGCGTGGCCGATGACCATCGCAACAGCGTGTTCGCCTTCGTGCGCCACGATCGCGACGGCGCCGCGCCGCCGTTGCTGGCGGTGAGCAACTTCACCCCGACCGTGCATCACGGCTATCGCCTCGGCGTGCCGCGCGGCGGCCTCTGGCGCGAACTTCTCAACACCGACAGCGGCTACTACGGCGGCTCCAACCAGGGCAACGGCGGTCTCCTGCGCACGCTGGCCGAGCCGATGCATGGGCATGCGCAATCGCTGGCGCTGACCCTGCCGCCGCTGTCCACCCTCTGGTTGCAAGCGGAGTACTGA